In a genomic window of Oncorhynchus keta strain PuntledgeMale-10-30-2019 chromosome 28, Oket_V2, whole genome shotgun sequence:
- the LOC118360753 gene encoding homeodomain-interacting protein kinase 1-like isoform X1, with protein sequence MASQLQVFSSPSVSSSAYTRTKKLKVENSVWDVSVQVGDNNYTYYQQQGPIQGNGNTSSPSASSFNPAYNSSNSNQGYPSMGGGSWEQTVVRAADSTGSARGPSSSSSSSTSHHVKDAASSSQPGDLYHKQYSNSLKRKSEEVDSSDSVQILEELSAPVLSNRPAAGGGTTTAQSIAHSTSTTKSSNSHSEGDYQLVQHEILCSLSNSYEVLEFLGRGTFGQVAKCWKRGTNEIVAIKILKNHPSYARQGQIEVSILSRLSTENADEFNFVRSYECFQHKNHTCLVFEMLEQNLYDFLKHSKFSPLLLKSIRPVLQQVATALLKLKSLGLIHADLKPENIMLVDPLRQPYRVKVIDFGSASHVSKAVCSTYLQSRYYRAPEIILGLPFCEAIDMWSLGCVIAELFLGWPLYPGASEYDQIRYISQTQGLPAEYLLSEGTKSSRFFNRGPDSSYPLWRLKTPSEHEAELGIKSKEARKYIFNCLDDMMQVNMTSLAGTDIQAEKADRREFIDLLKKMLTLDADKRITPMKTLNHTFVTMTHLLHFPHSSHVKSCFQNMDICKRRVNPFESGKNLFSSSNTPSAATNLTVTFSSQHNQVASTGGQSLSLSSNVPLLNYQSGLYQQATINIPGLHQQSVPLQTRPTQLCGQAEPFQQTLIVCPPTIQGLQSSGKHSGFPVRMENSVPMVPQNQSTQPLHLQPGMLTQQSCNPLMVATLQAPVAGMAPLYSLPLGCGAGRPGLLEQSPTMLQGWPAGTQQILIPSMWQQMPGMSLHNPSQTQTLVPDSPMGAPLSGGESSEQQASHWRGRHGSHYHGIKQQDHTLGRHAPAAQFQARSQQGKRSKARDADSRARPVLSLQTAAPMVHNTPLPALSGDPIIISDTPSPAVSIITIHSDTEEEDDGKFPAASSGANQRANVISCVTVHDSHDSDSSTSSPLSPKGLANSSSSSQTSHSFSKSLAIILPLVKTQSGESRVPKTDQPAKFSGKFKKGTAQQSSRAGRTSSSDRNQSATTSRSQPLNLSQVQQSVMSSSQDRTGGNNSSLPRQTTYPPPISSNSSYRLHEAASIFTSTPNLYAYPASAALASVSQAVDQLHAGGSSRHARPNGPYSSLGLLHAQGQYHHQQQLAAQPYPVPRSSAAAYQLSQRKLSQYPYL encoded by the exons ATGGCTTCCCAGCTCCAggttttctcctctccttcagtctcCTCCAGCGCATACACTCGTACCAAGAAATTAAAAGTAGAGAACAGTGTGTGGGATGTGAGCGTCCAGGTGGGAGACAACAACTACACTTACTACCAGCAGCAGGGCCCCATCCAGGGGAATGGAAACACATCCTCTCCCTCTGCATCAAGTTTCAACCCAGCATACAACTCCTCCAACTCCAACCAGGGGTATCCATCAATGGGGGGAGGCTCCTGGGAGCAGACAGTCGTACGGGCGGCAGACAGCACAGGCAGTGCCCGAGGaccctcttcatcttcctcctcttctaccaGTCACCATGTCAAGGATGCTGCATCCTCCTCCCAGCCAGGGGACCTATACCACAAGCAGTACAGTAACAGCCTGAAGAGGAAAAGTGAGGAGGTGGACAGCAGTGACAGTGTTCAGATCCTGGAGGAGCTCTCTGCCCCTGTGCTCTCCAACCGCCCCGCCGCTGGTGGGGGGACCACCACAGCCCAGTCCATAGCACATTCCACCTCCACCACTAAGAGTAGTAACTCCCACAGTGAGGGAGACTACCAGCTAGTGCAGCATGAGATCCTGTGCTCTTTGTCTAACAGTTATGAGGTGCTGGAGTTCCTAGGGAGAGGTACATTTGGCCAGGTGGCTAAATGCTGGAAGCGTGGCACCAATGAAATCGTGGCCATCAAGATCTTGAAGAATCATCCTTCATATGCCCGGCAAGGTCAAATTGAG GTGAGTATCCTGAGCAGACTGAGCACAGAGAACGCAGACGAGTTCAACTTTGTGCGCTCCTACGAGTGTTTCCAACACAAGAACCACACCTGTCTCGTGTTTGAGATGTTGGAGCAGAATCTCTATGACTTTCTGAAGCACAGCAAGTTCAGCCCGCTGCTGCTCAAGTCAATCCGGCCTGTGCTGCAGCAG GTGGCCACGGCCCTGTTGAAGCTGAAGAGCCTGGGTCTAATCCATGCTGACCTGAAGCCTGAGAACATCATGCTGGTGGATCCTCTCAGACAGCCCTACAGGGTGAAGGTCATCGACTTTGGCTCCGCCAGCCACGTTTCTAAGGCAGTGTGTTCCACCTACCTACAGTCACGCTACTACCG GGCGCCAGAGATCATCCTGGGCCTTCCCTTCTGTGAAGCTATAGATATGTGGTCTCTGGGCTGCGTCATTGCTGAACTGTTCTTGGGTTGGCCTCTTTATCCTGGTGCCTCAGAGTATGATCAG ATCCGGTACATCTCCCAGACCCAGGGCCTGCCTGCTGAATACCTCCTGAGTGAAGGCACCAAGTCCAGTCGCTTCTTTAACAGAGGCCCTGACTCCAGCTACCCCCTATGGAGGCTCAAG ACTCCTTCAGAGCACGAGGCGGAGCTGGGGATAAAGTCAAAGGAGGCTCGGAAATACATCTTTAACTGTCTGGATGATATGATGCAG GTGAACATGACTAGTCTGGCGGGAACTGACATCCAGGCAGAGAAGGCGGACCGGAGAGAGTTTATTGACCTGCTGAAGAAGATGCTAACGCTGGACGCAGACAAACGCATCACCCCCATGAAGACCCTCAACCACACCTTCGTCACCATGACCCACCTGCTGCACTTCCCTCACAGCTCACA TGTGAAGTCGTGCTTCCAGAACATGGACATTTGCAAGCGAAGGGTCAACCCTTTCGAGAGTGGAAAGAATCTGTTTTCTAGCAGCAACACCCCCAGTGCAGCTACAAACCTCACTGTTACATTTAGCAGCCAGCACAACCAG GTGGCGTCAACCGGTGGCCAGTCCCTGTCCCTGAGCAGCAACGTCCCTCTGCTGAACTACCAGTCGGGGCTGTATCAGCAGGCTACTATCAACATCCCAGGTCTCCACCAGCAAAGTGTCCCTCTGCAGACCAGACCCACCCAGCTGTGTGGCCAGGCAGAGCCTTTCCAGCAGACTCTCATAGTCTGCCCACCCACCATCCAGG GCCTCCAGTCATCCGGTAAACACTCTGGGTTCCCAGTGAGGATGGAAAACTCtgttcccatggtgccccagaaCCAGTCCACTCAGCCTCTGCATCTCCAGCCTGGAATGCTCACACAG CAATCCTGCAATCCATTGATGGTAGCCACCCTGCAAGCCCCTGTGGCAGGAATGGCCCCTCTGTATTCACTGCCCCTGGGCTGTGGGGCTGGAAGGCCTGGCCTACTGGAACAGAGCCCCACCATGCTG CAGGGCTGGCCAGCAGGCACCCAGCAGATCCTCATCCCCTCCATGTGGCAGCAGATGCCAGGTATGTCCCTCCAcaaccccagccaaacccagactcTGGTCCCTGACTCCCCCATGGGAGCCCCCCTCTCTGGGGGAGAAAGCTCAGAACAACAGGCCTCACACTGGAG GGGTCGTCATGGCAGTCATTACCATGGCATCAAACAGCAGGACCATACACTGGGGCGTCATGCACCTGCGGCCCAGTTCCAAGCAAGATCTCAGCAGGGGAAAAGGTCTAAGGCTCGAGATGCCGACAGTAGGGCCAG GCCTGTGTTGTCTCTGCAGACAGCCGCCCCTATGGTCCACAACACACCACTGCCTGCCTTGAGTGGTGATCCAATTATCATCTCTGATACTCCCAGCCCTGCTGTCAGCATTATCACTATCCATAGTgacacagaggaagaggatgacgGGAAGTTCCCTGCTGCCAG CTCTGGTGCTAACCAGCGGGCCAACGTGATTAGCTGTGTGACAGTCCACGACTCGCATGACTCTGACTCGTCCACCAGCAGTCCCCTGAGCCCCAAGGGCCTGGCCAACAGCTCCTCCTCGTCCCAGACCTCCCACTCCTTCTCCAAGTCTCTAGCCATCATCCTGCCCTTAGTGAAGACCCAGTCTGGGGAGAGCAGAGTACCTAAAACAG ATCAACCTGCTAAATTCTCTGGTAAATTCAAGAAGGGGACAGCTCAGCAGTCCAGCAGGGCAGGAAGGACCTCCAGCTCTGATCGCAACCAGAGTGCCACAACTAGCAGATCCCAACCACTCAACCTGAGTCAG GTACAGCAGTCTGTGATGTCATCATCGCAAGACAGAACAGGAGGCAACAACAGCTCCTTGCCCCGTCAGACCACTtaccctcctcccatctcctccaaCTCCTCTTACCGCCTGCACGAGGCTGCCTCCATTTTCACCTCTACCCCGAACCTGTACGCCTACCCTGCCTCTGCCGCCCTGGCTTCTGTCTCCCAGGCCGTGGACCAGCTCCATGCCGGCGGCTCTTCTCGACATGCCCGGCCCAATGGGCCCTACTCCTCCCTGGGGCTCCTACATGCCCAGGGACagtaccaccaccagcagcagcTGGCGGCCCAGCCTTACCCCGTTCCCCGATCCAGCGCGGCAGCCTACCAGCTAAGCCAAAGGAAGCTCAGTCAGTACCCCTACCTGTGA
- the LOC118360753 gene encoding homeodomain-interacting protein kinase 1-like isoform X2 has product MASQLQVFSSPSVSSSAYTRTKKLKVENSVWDVSVQVGDNNYTYYQQQGPIQGNGNTSSPSASSFNPAYNSSNSNQGYPSMGGGSWEQTVVRAADSTGSARGPSSSSSSSTSHHVKDAASSSQPGDLYHKQYSNSLKRKSEEVDSSDSVQILEELSAPVLSNRPAAGGGTTTAQSIAHSTSTTKSSNSHSEGDYQLVQHEILCSLSNSYEVLEFLGRGTFGQVAKCWKRGTNEIVAIKILKNHPSYARQGQIEVSILSRLSTENADEFNFVRSYECFQHKNHTCLVFEMLEQNLYDFLKHSKFSPLLLKSIRPVLQQVATALLKLKSLGLIHADLKPENIMLVDPLRQPYRVKVIDFGSASHVSKAVCSTYLQSRYYRAPEIILGLPFCEAIDMWSLGCVIAELFLGWPLYPGASEYDQIRYISQTQGLPAEYLLSEGTKSSRFFNRGPDSSYPLWRLKTPSEHEAELGIKSKEARKYIFNCLDDMMQVNMTSLAGTDIQAEKADRREFIDLLKKMLTLDADKRITPMKTLNHTFVTMTHLLHFPHSSHVKSCFQNMDICKRRVNPFESGKNLFSSSNTPSAATNLTVTFSSQHNQVASTGGQSLSLSSNVPLLNYQSGLYQQATINIPGLHQQSVPLQTRPTQLCGQAEPFQQTLIVCPPTIQGLQSSGKHSGFPVRMENSVPMVPQNQSTQPLHLQPGMLTQQGWPAGTQQILIPSMWQQMPGMSLHNPSQTQTLVPDSPMGAPLSGGESSEQQASHWRGRHGSHYHGIKQQDHTLGRHAPAAQFQARSQQGKRSKARDADSRARPVLSLQTAAPMVHNTPLPALSGDPIIISDTPSPAVSIITIHSDTEEEDDGKFPAASSGANQRANVISCVTVHDSHDSDSSTSSPLSPKGLANSSSSSQTSHSFSKSLAIILPLVKTQSGESRVPKTDQPAKFSGKFKKGTAQQSSRAGRTSSSDRNQSATTSRSQPLNLSQVQQSVMSSSQDRTGGNNSSLPRQTTYPPPISSNSSYRLHEAASIFTSTPNLYAYPASAALASVSQAVDQLHAGGSSRHARPNGPYSSLGLLHAQGQYHHQQQLAAQPYPVPRSSAAAYQLSQRKLSQYPYL; this is encoded by the exons ATGGCTTCCCAGCTCCAggttttctcctctccttcagtctcCTCCAGCGCATACACTCGTACCAAGAAATTAAAAGTAGAGAACAGTGTGTGGGATGTGAGCGTCCAGGTGGGAGACAACAACTACACTTACTACCAGCAGCAGGGCCCCATCCAGGGGAATGGAAACACATCCTCTCCCTCTGCATCAAGTTTCAACCCAGCATACAACTCCTCCAACTCCAACCAGGGGTATCCATCAATGGGGGGAGGCTCCTGGGAGCAGACAGTCGTACGGGCGGCAGACAGCACAGGCAGTGCCCGAGGaccctcttcatcttcctcctcttctaccaGTCACCATGTCAAGGATGCTGCATCCTCCTCCCAGCCAGGGGACCTATACCACAAGCAGTACAGTAACAGCCTGAAGAGGAAAAGTGAGGAGGTGGACAGCAGTGACAGTGTTCAGATCCTGGAGGAGCTCTCTGCCCCTGTGCTCTCCAACCGCCCCGCCGCTGGTGGGGGGACCACCACAGCCCAGTCCATAGCACATTCCACCTCCACCACTAAGAGTAGTAACTCCCACAGTGAGGGAGACTACCAGCTAGTGCAGCATGAGATCCTGTGCTCTTTGTCTAACAGTTATGAGGTGCTGGAGTTCCTAGGGAGAGGTACATTTGGCCAGGTGGCTAAATGCTGGAAGCGTGGCACCAATGAAATCGTGGCCATCAAGATCTTGAAGAATCATCCTTCATATGCCCGGCAAGGTCAAATTGAG GTGAGTATCCTGAGCAGACTGAGCACAGAGAACGCAGACGAGTTCAACTTTGTGCGCTCCTACGAGTGTTTCCAACACAAGAACCACACCTGTCTCGTGTTTGAGATGTTGGAGCAGAATCTCTATGACTTTCTGAAGCACAGCAAGTTCAGCCCGCTGCTGCTCAAGTCAATCCGGCCTGTGCTGCAGCAG GTGGCCACGGCCCTGTTGAAGCTGAAGAGCCTGGGTCTAATCCATGCTGACCTGAAGCCTGAGAACATCATGCTGGTGGATCCTCTCAGACAGCCCTACAGGGTGAAGGTCATCGACTTTGGCTCCGCCAGCCACGTTTCTAAGGCAGTGTGTTCCACCTACCTACAGTCACGCTACTACCG GGCGCCAGAGATCATCCTGGGCCTTCCCTTCTGTGAAGCTATAGATATGTGGTCTCTGGGCTGCGTCATTGCTGAACTGTTCTTGGGTTGGCCTCTTTATCCTGGTGCCTCAGAGTATGATCAG ATCCGGTACATCTCCCAGACCCAGGGCCTGCCTGCTGAATACCTCCTGAGTGAAGGCACCAAGTCCAGTCGCTTCTTTAACAGAGGCCCTGACTCCAGCTACCCCCTATGGAGGCTCAAG ACTCCTTCAGAGCACGAGGCGGAGCTGGGGATAAAGTCAAAGGAGGCTCGGAAATACATCTTTAACTGTCTGGATGATATGATGCAG GTGAACATGACTAGTCTGGCGGGAACTGACATCCAGGCAGAGAAGGCGGACCGGAGAGAGTTTATTGACCTGCTGAAGAAGATGCTAACGCTGGACGCAGACAAACGCATCACCCCCATGAAGACCCTCAACCACACCTTCGTCACCATGACCCACCTGCTGCACTTCCCTCACAGCTCACA TGTGAAGTCGTGCTTCCAGAACATGGACATTTGCAAGCGAAGGGTCAACCCTTTCGAGAGTGGAAAGAATCTGTTTTCTAGCAGCAACACCCCCAGTGCAGCTACAAACCTCACTGTTACATTTAGCAGCCAGCACAACCAG GTGGCGTCAACCGGTGGCCAGTCCCTGTCCCTGAGCAGCAACGTCCCTCTGCTGAACTACCAGTCGGGGCTGTATCAGCAGGCTACTATCAACATCCCAGGTCTCCACCAGCAAAGTGTCCCTCTGCAGACCAGACCCACCCAGCTGTGTGGCCAGGCAGAGCCTTTCCAGCAGACTCTCATAGTCTGCCCACCCACCATCCAGG GCCTCCAGTCATCCGGTAAACACTCTGGGTTCCCAGTGAGGATGGAAAACTCtgttcccatggtgccccagaaCCAGTCCACTCAGCCTCTGCATCTCCAGCCTGGAATGCTCACACAG CAGGGCTGGCCAGCAGGCACCCAGCAGATCCTCATCCCCTCCATGTGGCAGCAGATGCCAGGTATGTCCCTCCAcaaccccagccaaacccagactcTGGTCCCTGACTCCCCCATGGGAGCCCCCCTCTCTGGGGGAGAAAGCTCAGAACAACAGGCCTCACACTGGAG GGGTCGTCATGGCAGTCATTACCATGGCATCAAACAGCAGGACCATACACTGGGGCGTCATGCACCTGCGGCCCAGTTCCAAGCAAGATCTCAGCAGGGGAAAAGGTCTAAGGCTCGAGATGCCGACAGTAGGGCCAG GCCTGTGTTGTCTCTGCAGACAGCCGCCCCTATGGTCCACAACACACCACTGCCTGCCTTGAGTGGTGATCCAATTATCATCTCTGATACTCCCAGCCCTGCTGTCAGCATTATCACTATCCATAGTgacacagaggaagaggatgacgGGAAGTTCCCTGCTGCCAG CTCTGGTGCTAACCAGCGGGCCAACGTGATTAGCTGTGTGACAGTCCACGACTCGCATGACTCTGACTCGTCCACCAGCAGTCCCCTGAGCCCCAAGGGCCTGGCCAACAGCTCCTCCTCGTCCCAGACCTCCCACTCCTTCTCCAAGTCTCTAGCCATCATCCTGCCCTTAGTGAAGACCCAGTCTGGGGAGAGCAGAGTACCTAAAACAG ATCAACCTGCTAAATTCTCTGGTAAATTCAAGAAGGGGACAGCTCAGCAGTCCAGCAGGGCAGGAAGGACCTCCAGCTCTGATCGCAACCAGAGTGCCACAACTAGCAGATCCCAACCACTCAACCTGAGTCAG GTACAGCAGTCTGTGATGTCATCATCGCAAGACAGAACAGGAGGCAACAACAGCTCCTTGCCCCGTCAGACCACTtaccctcctcccatctcctccaaCTCCTCTTACCGCCTGCACGAGGCTGCCTCCATTTTCACCTCTACCCCGAACCTGTACGCCTACCCTGCCTCTGCCGCCCTGGCTTCTGTCTCCCAGGCCGTGGACCAGCTCCATGCCGGCGGCTCTTCTCGACATGCCCGGCCCAATGGGCCCTACTCCTCCCTGGGGCTCCTACATGCCCAGGGACagtaccaccaccagcagcagcTGGCGGCCCAGCCTTACCCCGTTCCCCGATCCAGCGCGGCAGCCTACCAGCTAAGCCAAAGGAAGCTCAGTCAGTACCCCTACCTGTGA
- the LOC118360753 gene encoding homeodomain-interacting protein kinase 1-like isoform X3 — protein MASQLQVFSSPSVSSSAYTRTKKLKVENSVWDVSVQVGDNNYTYYQQQGPIQGNGNTSSPSASSFNPAYNSSNSNQGYPSMGGGSWEQTVVRAADSTGSARGPSSSSSSSTSHHVKDAASSSQPGDLYHKQYSNSLKRKSEEVDSSDSVQILEELSAPVLSNRPAAGGGTTTAQSIAHSTSTTKSSNSHSEGDYQLVQHEILCSLSNSYEVLEFLGRGTFGQVAKCWKRGTNEIVAIKILKNHPSYARQGQIEVSILSRLSTENADEFNFVRSYECFQHKNHTCLVFEMLEQNLYDFLKHSKFSPLLLKSIRPVLQQVATALLKLKSLGLIHADLKPENIMLVDPLRQPYRVKVIDFGSASHVSKAVCSTYLQSRYYRAPEIILGLPFCEAIDMWSLGCVIAELFLGWPLYPGASEYDQIRYISQTQGLPAEYLLSEGTKSSRFFNRGPDSSYPLWRLKTPSEHEAELGIKSKEARKYIFNCLDDMMQVNMTSLAGTDIQAEKADRREFIDLLKKMLTLDADKRITPMKTLNHTFVTMTHLLHFPHSSHVKSCFQNMDICKRRVNPFESGKNLFSSSNTPSAATNLTVTFSSQHNQVASTGGQSLSLSSNVPLLNYQSGLYQQATINIPGLHQQSVPLQTRPTQLCGQAEPFQQTLIVCPPTIQGLQSSGKHSGFPVRMENSVPMVPQNQSTQPLHLQPGMLTQGWPAGTQQILIPSMWQQMPGMSLHNPSQTQTLVPDSPMGAPLSGGESSEQQASHWRGRHGSHYHGIKQQDHTLGRHAPAAQFQARSQQGKRSKARDADSRARPVLSLQTAAPMVHNTPLPALSGDPIIISDTPSPAVSIITIHSDTEEEDDGKFPAASSGANQRANVISCVTVHDSHDSDSSTSSPLSPKGLANSSSSSQTSHSFSKSLAIILPLVKTQSGESRVPKTDQPAKFSGKFKKGTAQQSSRAGRTSSSDRNQSATTSRSQPLNLSQVQQSVMSSSQDRTGGNNSSLPRQTTYPPPISSNSSYRLHEAASIFTSTPNLYAYPASAALASVSQAVDQLHAGGSSRHARPNGPYSSLGLLHAQGQYHHQQQLAAQPYPVPRSSAAAYQLSQRKLSQYPYL, from the exons ATGGCTTCCCAGCTCCAggttttctcctctccttcagtctcCTCCAGCGCATACACTCGTACCAAGAAATTAAAAGTAGAGAACAGTGTGTGGGATGTGAGCGTCCAGGTGGGAGACAACAACTACACTTACTACCAGCAGCAGGGCCCCATCCAGGGGAATGGAAACACATCCTCTCCCTCTGCATCAAGTTTCAACCCAGCATACAACTCCTCCAACTCCAACCAGGGGTATCCATCAATGGGGGGAGGCTCCTGGGAGCAGACAGTCGTACGGGCGGCAGACAGCACAGGCAGTGCCCGAGGaccctcttcatcttcctcctcttctaccaGTCACCATGTCAAGGATGCTGCATCCTCCTCCCAGCCAGGGGACCTATACCACAAGCAGTACAGTAACAGCCTGAAGAGGAAAAGTGAGGAGGTGGACAGCAGTGACAGTGTTCAGATCCTGGAGGAGCTCTCTGCCCCTGTGCTCTCCAACCGCCCCGCCGCTGGTGGGGGGACCACCACAGCCCAGTCCATAGCACATTCCACCTCCACCACTAAGAGTAGTAACTCCCACAGTGAGGGAGACTACCAGCTAGTGCAGCATGAGATCCTGTGCTCTTTGTCTAACAGTTATGAGGTGCTGGAGTTCCTAGGGAGAGGTACATTTGGCCAGGTGGCTAAATGCTGGAAGCGTGGCACCAATGAAATCGTGGCCATCAAGATCTTGAAGAATCATCCTTCATATGCCCGGCAAGGTCAAATTGAG GTGAGTATCCTGAGCAGACTGAGCACAGAGAACGCAGACGAGTTCAACTTTGTGCGCTCCTACGAGTGTTTCCAACACAAGAACCACACCTGTCTCGTGTTTGAGATGTTGGAGCAGAATCTCTATGACTTTCTGAAGCACAGCAAGTTCAGCCCGCTGCTGCTCAAGTCAATCCGGCCTGTGCTGCAGCAG GTGGCCACGGCCCTGTTGAAGCTGAAGAGCCTGGGTCTAATCCATGCTGACCTGAAGCCTGAGAACATCATGCTGGTGGATCCTCTCAGACAGCCCTACAGGGTGAAGGTCATCGACTTTGGCTCCGCCAGCCACGTTTCTAAGGCAGTGTGTTCCACCTACCTACAGTCACGCTACTACCG GGCGCCAGAGATCATCCTGGGCCTTCCCTTCTGTGAAGCTATAGATATGTGGTCTCTGGGCTGCGTCATTGCTGAACTGTTCTTGGGTTGGCCTCTTTATCCTGGTGCCTCAGAGTATGATCAG ATCCGGTACATCTCCCAGACCCAGGGCCTGCCTGCTGAATACCTCCTGAGTGAAGGCACCAAGTCCAGTCGCTTCTTTAACAGAGGCCCTGACTCCAGCTACCCCCTATGGAGGCTCAAG ACTCCTTCAGAGCACGAGGCGGAGCTGGGGATAAAGTCAAAGGAGGCTCGGAAATACATCTTTAACTGTCTGGATGATATGATGCAG GTGAACATGACTAGTCTGGCGGGAACTGACATCCAGGCAGAGAAGGCGGACCGGAGAGAGTTTATTGACCTGCTGAAGAAGATGCTAACGCTGGACGCAGACAAACGCATCACCCCCATGAAGACCCTCAACCACACCTTCGTCACCATGACCCACCTGCTGCACTTCCCTCACAGCTCACA TGTGAAGTCGTGCTTCCAGAACATGGACATTTGCAAGCGAAGGGTCAACCCTTTCGAGAGTGGAAAGAATCTGTTTTCTAGCAGCAACACCCCCAGTGCAGCTACAAACCTCACTGTTACATTTAGCAGCCAGCACAACCAG GTGGCGTCAACCGGTGGCCAGTCCCTGTCCCTGAGCAGCAACGTCCCTCTGCTGAACTACCAGTCGGGGCTGTATCAGCAGGCTACTATCAACATCCCAGGTCTCCACCAGCAAAGTGTCCCTCTGCAGACCAGACCCACCCAGCTGTGTGGCCAGGCAGAGCCTTTCCAGCAGACTCTCATAGTCTGCCCACCCACCATCCAGG GCCTCCAGTCATCCGGTAAACACTCTGGGTTCCCAGTGAGGATGGAAAACTCtgttcccatggtgccccagaaCCAGTCCACTCAGCCTCTGCATCTCCAGCCTGGAATGCTCACACAG GGCTGGCCAGCAGGCACCCAGCAGATCCTCATCCCCTCCATGTGGCAGCAGATGCCAGGTATGTCCCTCCAcaaccccagccaaacccagactcTGGTCCCTGACTCCCCCATGGGAGCCCCCCTCTCTGGGGGAGAAAGCTCAGAACAACAGGCCTCACACTGGAG GGGTCGTCATGGCAGTCATTACCATGGCATCAAACAGCAGGACCATACACTGGGGCGTCATGCACCTGCGGCCCAGTTCCAAGCAAGATCTCAGCAGGGGAAAAGGTCTAAGGCTCGAGATGCCGACAGTAGGGCCAG GCCTGTGTTGTCTCTGCAGACAGCCGCCCCTATGGTCCACAACACACCACTGCCTGCCTTGAGTGGTGATCCAATTATCATCTCTGATACTCCCAGCCCTGCTGTCAGCATTATCACTATCCATAGTgacacagaggaagaggatgacgGGAAGTTCCCTGCTGCCAG CTCTGGTGCTAACCAGCGGGCCAACGTGATTAGCTGTGTGACAGTCCACGACTCGCATGACTCTGACTCGTCCACCAGCAGTCCCCTGAGCCCCAAGGGCCTGGCCAACAGCTCCTCCTCGTCCCAGACCTCCCACTCCTTCTCCAAGTCTCTAGCCATCATCCTGCCCTTAGTGAAGACCCAGTCTGGGGAGAGCAGAGTACCTAAAACAG ATCAACCTGCTAAATTCTCTGGTAAATTCAAGAAGGGGACAGCTCAGCAGTCCAGCAGGGCAGGAAGGACCTCCAGCTCTGATCGCAACCAGAGTGCCACAACTAGCAGATCCCAACCACTCAACCTGAGTCAG GTACAGCAGTCTGTGATGTCATCATCGCAAGACAGAACAGGAGGCAACAACAGCTCCTTGCCCCGTCAGACCACTtaccctcctcccatctcctccaaCTCCTCTTACCGCCTGCACGAGGCTGCCTCCATTTTCACCTCTACCCCGAACCTGTACGCCTACCCTGCCTCTGCCGCCCTGGCTTCTGTCTCCCAGGCCGTGGACCAGCTCCATGCCGGCGGCTCTTCTCGACATGCCCGGCCCAATGGGCCCTACTCCTCCCTGGGGCTCCTACATGCCCAGGGACagtaccaccaccagcagcagcTGGCGGCCCAGCCTTACCCCGTTCCCCGATCCAGCGCGGCAGCCTACCAGCTAAGCCAAAGGAAGCTCAGTCAGTACCCCTACCTGTGA